The bacterium genome includes a window with the following:
- the typA gene encoding translational GTPase TypA, which yields MKQENPNIRNIAIIAHVDHGKTTLVDHLFRQSGMYRDNQEVGDRVMDSMDLERERGITIAAKNCSVVYGGVKINIIDTPGHADFGGEVERALRMADGAILLVDSAEGPLPQTRFVLQKALKDHLKIIVVVNKIDRKDARPQEVLNEIYSLFIDLGADDKQIDFPVLFAIGRDGIAQNSLEEKGTNLVPLYEAIVKHIPPPTHEVGDPFQMLVCNIGYSDYLGRLAIGKVFHGSAKKNEELALIDESNQAKSLRVSKLQVYDGVQFKEVDQVDPGDIVIVSGIDEVKIGDTITHKENPKALKRLIVDEPTVAMRFMPNTSPLVGKEGKLVQGARILERLKKETLYNVAIQIEQDPTGEAYIVKGRGEFQMAVLIETMRREGFELCVGKPQILFKEEKGQKLEPIEHLLVECSDTFMGVITEKLSMRKGRMVNMHAYGDGRIRLEFSIPSRGLIGYRNEFLTDTKGTGIMNAYLEGYEPYRGEITSRLSGSLISDRLGEAVAYGIFHLEDRGRMFILPGDAVYEGMIVGEHNRDNDLEINVTRTKKLTNMRASGKDEHVVLTPVVPMTLEQAIEFIRDDEYVEATPKNVRLRKAILNSTQRKIEEKKNS from the coding sequence GATAACCAGGAAGTAGGCGATCGCGTGATGGATAGTATGGATTTGGAACGCGAACGCGGGATTACTATTGCGGCTAAAAACTGCTCGGTGGTGTATGGCGGTGTGAAGATCAATATTATTGATACCCCAGGCCACGCCGATTTTGGTGGTGAAGTAGAACGCGCCCTGCGCATGGCCGATGGCGCTATTCTTCTCGTTGATTCTGCCGAAGGCCCTTTGCCACAAACTCGTTTTGTGTTGCAGAAGGCCCTTAAAGATCATCTTAAAATTATTGTTGTTGTAAACAAGATCGACCGTAAAGACGCCCGCCCCCAGGAAGTATTAAATGAAATTTACTCTCTTTTTATCGATTTAGGTGCTGACGACAAACAGATTGATTTCCCCGTTCTCTTCGCCATTGGCCGCGATGGTATTGCTCAAAATTCGCTGGAAGAAAAAGGCACCAATTTAGTTCCCCTCTACGAAGCTATTGTGAAACACATTCCTCCTCCAACCCACGAAGTGGGCGACCCATTTCAGATGCTGGTGTGCAATATCGGTTACTCCGATTATTTGGGACGTTTAGCGATCGGTAAAGTTTTCCATGGCAGTGCTAAAAAGAATGAAGAATTAGCGCTTATCGACGAAAGTAATCAGGCCAAAAGTTTACGTGTCTCTAAATTACAAGTTTATGATGGAGTGCAGTTTAAAGAAGTGGATCAGGTGGATCCGGGTGATATTGTCATTGTATCGGGTATTGACGAAGTAAAAATTGGCGATACGATTACTCACAAAGAAAATCCCAAAGCTTTAAAACGTTTAATAGTCGATGAACCTACTGTGGCTATGCGTTTTATGCCCAACACTTCGCCTCTTGTTGGTAAAGAGGGCAAGCTCGTACAGGGCGCCCGCATTTTGGAACGTCTTAAAAAAGAAACCCTCTACAATGTGGCCATCCAGATTGAACAAGACCCTACCGGCGAAGCTTACATTGTAAAAGGGCGCGGCGAATTCCAGATGGCGGTGCTCATTGAAACCATGCGCCGTGAAGGCTTTGAACTATGCGTAGGCAAACCACAAATTTTGTTTAAAGAAGAAAAAGGGCAAAAATTAGAACCTATCGAACATCTTTTGGTGGAATGTAGCGACACCTTTATGGGTGTGATTACCGAAAAACTCTCCATGCGCAAAGGACGCATGGTGAACATGCATGCCTACGGCGATGGCCGTATCCGTTTGGAATTTTCTATTCCCTCCCGTGGTCTTATTGGTTACCGCAACGAATTTTTAACCGACACCAAGGGAACAGGCATTATGAATGCCTATCTTGAAGGATACGAACCTTACCGCGGTGAAATTACCTCGCGGCTTTCCGGCTCTCTTATTTCTGATCGTTTAGGCGAAGCCGTTGCTTACGGTATTTTCCATTTAGAAGACCGTGGCCGTATGTTTATTTTACCCGGCGATGCCGTATACGAAGGCATGATTGTGGGCGAACATAATCGTGACAACGATTTAGAAATTAACGTGACACGTACCAAAAAACTCACCAACATGCGTGCTTCGGGTAAGGATGAACACGTGGTACTCACACCTGTGGTACCCATGACCTTGGAACAAGCCATCGAATTTATTCGCGATGATGAATACGTAGAAGCCACACCTAAAAATGTGCGTTTAAGAAAAGCGATTTTAAATAGTACGCAGCGTAAGATTGAAGAGAAGAAGAATAGTTAA